A portion of the Methanobrevibacter sp. TMH8 genome contains these proteins:
- a CDS encoding MTH1187 family thiamine-binding protein, which translates to MITVDFGIVPIGTEETDLGDYVSVAVQAIKDSGLSYELTGMGTQIEAENLDELYEAVQAAQEAVFKVGANRVFAVLKIDDRRDKDTRGLKDKVDTVNAMIK; encoded by the coding sequence ATGATAACAGTAGATTTTGGTATTGTTCCAATTGGAACTGAGGAAACTGATTTAGGTGATTATGTTTCAGTAGCTGTTCAAGCTATTAAAGATTCTGGACTTAGCTATGAACTTACTGGAATGGGAACTCAAATTGAAGCTGAAAATCTTGATGAACTTTATGAAGCTGTTCAAGCTGCTCAAGAAGCTGTTTTTAAAGTTGGAGCTAATAGAGTATTTGCTGTCTTAAAGATAGATGATAGAAGAGATAAAGATACTCGTGGATTAAAAGATAAAGTAGATACTGTTAATGCAATGATAAAATAA
- a CDS encoding DegT/DnrJ/EryC1/StrS family aminotransferase produces the protein MSQIRIPIANPIIGEEEIEEVVKVLKSGFIAQGPKVAEFEEKFAEFVGSKYAIATSSGTTALHVALLSCGIGEGDEVITTPFTFAATGNSILYTGARPVFVDIDEDTFNIDPEKIEAAITPKTKAIMPVQLYGQSADMDKINEIAKKHDLYVIEDAAQAHGSVYNDKKVGNMGDIACFSFYPTKNMTTSEGGMITTNNQELAEKAKMFRAHGETNRYEHAVLGYNFRMTDIAAAIGIAQLKKIDGFNQKRIDNASYLTKELEEVDGISTPKVLEGVKHVYHQYTIRVETGNRDEWVKFLNDNGIGTGIHYPIPIYQQELYVELGYNDNLEKTEKAASSVISLPVHPSVTKEDLATIIKVLREASAKFS, from the coding sequence ATGTCACAAATTCGAATTCCAATTGCAAACCCAATCATCGGAGAAGAAGAAATAGAAGAAGTTGTAAAAGTTTTGAAATCAGGTTTTATTGCACAAGGCCCTAAGGTAGCTGAATTTGAAGAAAAATTTGCAGAATTTGTAGGTTCAAAATATGCAATAGCTACTAGTTCAGGTACAACTGCTTTACATGTAGCTCTTCTTTCTTGTGGAATTGGTGAAGGAGATGAAGTTATAACAACTCCTTTTACATTTGCAGCTACTGGAAATTCTATTCTTTATACTGGAGCTAGACCTGTATTTGTGGATATTGATGAAGATACATTTAATATAGATCCTGAAAAAATTGAAGCAGCTATTACTCCTAAAACAAAAGCTATTATGCCAGTGCAATTATATGGACAATCTGCAGACATGGATAAAATTAATGAAATAGCTAAAAAACACGACCTTTATGTGATTGAAGATGCTGCACAAGCTCATGGATCTGTTTATAATGATAAAAAAGTAGGAAATATGGGAGATATAGCTTGTTTTAGTTTTTATCCTACAAAAAATATGACCACCAGTGAAGGTGGAATGATAACTACTAATAACCAAGAGTTAGCTGAAAAAGCTAAGATGTTTAGAGCTCATGGTGAAACAAACAGATATGAACATGCAGTTCTTGGATACAATTTCAGAATGACAGATATAGCTGCAGCTATTGGTATTGCACAACTTAAAAAGATCGATGGGTTCAATCAAAAAAGGATTGATAATGCTAGCTATCTTACAAAAGAATTAGAGGAAGTTGATGGAATATCAACTCCTAAAGTTCTTGAAGGAGTAAAACATGTTTATCATCAATATACTATAAGAGTGGAAACTGGAAATAGAGATGAATGGGTGAAATTCCTAAATGATAATGGAATAGGTACAGGTATTCATTATCCAATCCCAATTTATCAACAAGAACTTTATGTTGAGTTAGGTTATAATGATAATCTTGAAAAAACTGAAAAAGCAGCTAGTTCTGTTATTTCTCTTCCAGTCCATCCAAGTGTAACTAAAGAAGATTTAGCTACTATTATCAAGGTTTTAAGAGAAGCTTCAGCTAAATTTAGCTGA
- a CDS encoding CARDB domain-containing protein, translating to FRKKVSTYKVTIANKGSLKSKSTVLALFHMRNGVKIKTKYIKIKSIVPGKKISIIVSYFPDKANHRYCIAHFQIDPKNKNKEIILANNKKSISLKH from the coding sequence CTTTCAGGAAAAAAGTGTCCACATATAAAGTTACAATAGCTAATAAAGGAAGTTTAAAATCTAAATCTACTGTTTTAGCTCTTTTCCATATGAGAAACGGAGTTAAAATCAAAACCAAATACATCAAAATCAAATCAATAGTCCCAGGCAAGAAAATATCAATAATCGTCAGCTACTTCCCAGATAAAGCAAATCACAGATACTGCATAGCACACTTCCAAATCGATCCCAAAAACAAAAACAAAGAAATAATACTAGCTAACAACAAAAAATCAATAAGCCTAAAACACTAA
- a CDS encoding metallophosphoesterase, producing MDIKTRRLIMNGPFFTVLYAIYIYLLFTLVSNLFDGAGSSLILPLTLIIAGIYLLATVVQGLHPNQITHFLAVISEIWKGTSIYLLILTIIMHIISWIVNIPDIFFGIVLLVSVTLIAIYAVYNADKITIKNIDLSFDNLNEDFKFIHISDLHIGAIRRDRLLNNIVNKINEPNQVNADFVVITGDLADGSSPIYPNSFEILAKSKIPIFFTPGNHDFYPGIDNVIKAAKNANIRILSNQTIEIKNTQLIGIPFGRNGFTNSVSKNVDSDSSKTSKKFADFSHSVGSVGSNDFNNFDHEHIDIGNQIPNVESNENNSIDVNLESNRNSKDFEINIDLNKTSILLHHVPVGWDLFKDIGIDLVLSGHTHGGQFFPFNYFVKMVFPYLRGLYEDNGKYMYVSDGIGTLTPPMRLGTSAEMAVFHLKKKK from the coding sequence TTGGATATAAAAACTAGAAGATTAATAATGAATGGGCCTTTTTTTACAGTGCTCTATGCAATTTATATTTATTTGCTATTTACTTTAGTTTCAAATCTATTTGATGGTGCTGGAAGTTCATTAATACTTCCACTTACTTTAATTATTGCTGGGATCTATTTATTAGCTACCGTTGTCCAAGGACTTCATCCTAATCAAATAACTCATTTTTTAGCTGTAATATCTGAGATATGGAAAGGAACATCAATTTATCTTCTTATTTTAACAATTATTATGCACATTATTTCATGGATTGTAAATATTCCAGATATATTCTTTGGAATAGTTTTATTGGTTTCAGTCACGTTAATAGCTATTTATGCTGTTTATAATGCTGATAAAATCACAATTAAAAATATTGACCTATCTTTTGATAATTTAAATGAAGACTTTAAATTTATTCATATTTCTGATCTTCATATTGGTGCTATTAGAAGAGATCGCCTATTGAATAATATTGTTAATAAAATTAATGAACCTAATCAAGTAAATGCTGATTTTGTTGTTATTACTGGCGATTTAGCTGATGGTAGTTCGCCAATTTATCCAAATTCATTTGAAATTTTAGCTAAGTCTAAAATTCCGATATTTTTCACTCCAGGAAATCATGACTTCTATCCAGGAATAGATAATGTTATTAAAGCTGCAAAAAATGCGAATATTAGGATTCTTTCTAATCAAACTATTGAAATTAAAAATACTCAATTAATAGGAATTCCTTTTGGTAGAAATGGATTTACCAATAGTGTATCTAAAAATGTAGATTCTGATAGTTCTAAAACTTCAAAAAAGTTTGCTGATTTCTCTCATTCTGTTGGTTCTGTTGGTTCTAATGATTTTAATAATTTTGATCATGAACATATTGATATAGGTAATCAGATTCCTAATGTTGAAAGTAATGAAAATAATTCTATCGATGTCAATTTAGAATCTAATAGAAATAGCAAAGATTTTGAAATCAATATTGATTTAAACAAAACTTCAATATTATTACACCATGTTCCTGTTGGGTGGGACCTATTTAAAGATATTGGAATAGATTTAGTTTTATCTGGACATACTCATGGTGGTCAATTTTTCCCATTTAATTACTTTGTAAAAATGGTTTTTCCTTATTTAAGAGGTCTTTATGAGGATAATGGTAAATATATGTATGTTTCTGATGGTATTGGTACTTTGACTCCTCCTATGAGATTAGGTACATCAGCTGAAATGGCTGTTTTCCACTTGAAGAAGAAAAAATAA
- the mmp10 gene encoding methyl coenzyme M reductase-arginine methyltransferase Mmp10 (Mmp10 (methanogenesis marker protein 10) is a cobalamin-requiring radical SAM methyltransferase that creates the methylarginine modification to methyl coenzyme M reductase.) yields the protein MQIVADVGGIPGKDCRGFCKYCYFRKVKPIEPLGCKDCSPGKIGCPQCSEGVTETKNEFKMPFFVVNEVQTTLMMTNPNDKDLKVNISGGGDVSCYPHLEELTGTLHQFDIPMHLGYTSGKGIDDSEIANRLINQGVDEVTFTLFSSNPKLRSEWMKDPNPEESLKAARIFAESTDLHAATVIIPGVNDGDILHKTCADLESWGAKALILMRFANTTNEGLILGNEPIVEDITSNTVDEFRKLVEDINKEYNIRVTGTPVCDPETGAPFALASSENEIYLQFIQKITGEATIITSKIAAPYIEEIFNKLDTNDVNVVATNKDIACLITKEDLEELDLSDVKKTAIIPGRAFVHQNDAEKILSADGIDRVVGRGPEKLSVDGEMSGTLTEENVIERELELFRDLVEAINFFGMKRI from the coding sequence ATGCAAATTGTAGCTGATGTTGGTGGAATTCCTGGTAAAGATTGTCGAGGATTCTGTAAATATTGTTATTTTAGAAAAGTAAAACCTATTGAACCTTTAGGTTGTAAAGATTGTTCTCCGGGCAAAATTGGATGTCCTCAATGTAGTGAAGGTGTAACTGAAACAAAAAATGAATTTAAAATGCCTTTTTTCGTAGTGAATGAGGTTCAAACTACTTTGATGATGACTAATCCAAATGACAAAGACCTTAAAGTCAATATTAGTGGTGGGGGGGATGTTAGCTGTTATCCTCATCTTGAAGAATTAACTGGAACTCTTCACCAATTTGATATTCCAATGCATCTCGGTTATACAAGTGGAAAAGGTATTGATGATTCTGAAATAGCTAATCGATTAATTAATCAGGGGGTTGATGAGGTTACTTTTACCCTATTTTCATCAAATCCAAAGCTTAGAAGTGAATGGATGAAAGATCCTAATCCTGAAGAATCTCTTAAAGCAGCTAGAATTTTTGCAGAAAGTACAGACTTACATGCAGCTACAGTTATAATTCCTGGTGTAAATGATGGTGATATTCTTCATAAAACTTGTGCAGATCTTGAATCTTGGGGTGCTAAAGCTTTAATTCTTATGAGATTTGCTAATACAACTAATGAAGGTTTAATTTTAGGAAATGAACCTATTGTTGAAGATATAACTTCTAATACAGTTGATGAATTTAGAAAACTTGTGGAAGATATAAATAAAGAGTATAATATTCGTGTTACTGGAACTCCTGTTTGTGATCCAGAAACTGGTGCTCCATTTGCATTAGCATCTTCAGAAAATGAGATTTATCTTCAATTTATTCAAAAAATTACTGGTGAAGCTACAATAATAACTTCTAAAATTGCTGCTCCATATATAGAAGAAATATTCAACAAACTTGATACTAATGATGTTAATGTAGTAGCTACAAACAAAGATATTGCTTGTCTTATTACAAAAGAAGATTTAGAAGAATTAGACTTATCAGATGTAAAAAAAACTGCTATTATTCCTGGAAGAGCATTTGTTCATCAAAATGATGCTGAAAAAATCCTTAGTGCAGATGGAATAGATCGTGTTGTTGGAAGAGGTCCAGAAAAACTATCTGTGGATGGAGAAATGAGTGGTACTTTAACTGAAGAAAATGTTATAGAACGAGAGCTTGAATTATTTAGAGATTTAGTTGAAGCTATTAATTTCTTTGGAATGAAAAGAATCTAA
- a CDS encoding DUF4013 domain-containing protein, which translates to MEISELFSESLTYPTKDIDKLLTLGVLFFIDGLLSLSPSITIALNQILATKILYFISNIFGIVVFLIVLGYILSIVRDTITNLDVSLINSEESYNSNIPSINIIKNIIDGIKILFISIIYYIVPLAITLIIAYFTGALNGLTKLLAIYLNYGPETMSNIIQLSNISLNTNILISLAVIGAILFILTTLFLIIAIARLADTNSIKSVFNFKEIIKDINEISWKNYLIIAILLLIISFVILIIGAVVSVIPFIGLIIFFLAILPFITIFYGRIIGLIYREVKMFKNIF; encoded by the coding sequence ATGGAAATTTCAGAACTTTTCAGTGAATCATTAACTTATCCTACTAAAGATATTGATAAATTATTGACTTTAGGAGTTTTATTTTTTATAGATGGGCTTTTATCCCTCTCACCTTCAATTACAATAGCTTTAAATCAAATTTTAGCTACAAAAATTTTATATTTTATTTCAAATATCTTTGGAATTGTTGTTTTTCTCATTGTTTTAGGATATATTCTCTCTATAGTTAGAGATACAATAACTAATTTAGATGTTTCATTAATTAATTCTGAAGAATCATATAATTCTAATATTCCTTCTATTAATATTATTAAAAATATTATTGATGGAATTAAAATATTATTTATTTCTATAATATATTACATAGTGCCTTTAGCTATAACTTTAATAATAGCTTATTTTACAGGAGCTTTAAATGGTCTTACTAAACTTTTAGCAATTTATCTGAATTATGGTCCTGAAACAATGTCCAATATTATTCAACTGTCTAATATATCTTTAAATACCAATATTTTAATATCATTGGCTGTTATTGGAGCTATTCTTTTTATATTAACTACTTTATTTTTAATTATAGCTATTGCGAGATTAGCTGATACAAATAGTATAAAGTCTGTATTTAATTTTAAAGAAATCATTAAGGATATTAATGAAATCTCATGGAAAAACTATTTAATAATAGCTATACTTTTATTAATTATTTCATTTGTTATTTTGATTATTGGTGCAGTAGTTTCAGTTATCCCATTTATAGGTCTTATAATATTTTTCTTAGCTATTTTACCATTTATAACAATTTTTTATGGAAGAATTATTGGTTTAATTTATAGAGAAGTAAAAATGTTTAAAAATATTTTTTAA
- a CDS encoding DUF4013 domain-containing protein, with protein sequence MDVTEIFKDAFKYSTGDWGKITILGLLIFGILILAFLTGISAIFGQFIAVAIFGAITAIFSIIIGLVYYGYGLSVIKDTIVNPNVSVEGQKRQLPEFEWSENIIDGFKVLILSIVYMIIPIIVAIVLYYLLGVSNASSLNQTLNLYNQTNGLQIPYMMSTVYMGALGFSMFIVHTVTVILSIIFSLFAIIAMGRLAETGKLGSIFEFGEISNTISKIGWGNYIIWFILLYIIVILISLVAALVIFIPIIGIIAYLLIVPAFLLVFRSRAIGLIYNESKK encoded by the coding sequence ATGGATGTTACGGAAATTTTTAAAGATGCTTTCAAATATTCCACTGGGGATTGGGGCAAAATTACAATTTTAGGTCTTTTAATTTTTGGAATTCTTATACTGGCCTTTTTAACTGGAATTAGCGCAATTTTTGGTCAGTTTATTGCAGTAGCTATTTTTGGAGCAATAACTGCAATATTTTCAATAATCATTGGATTGGTGTATTATGGATATGGTCTTAGTGTTATAAAAGATACTATAGTTAATCCAAATGTTTCTGTTGAAGGTCAAAAAAGACAGTTACCTGAATTTGAATGGTCTGAAAATATTATCGATGGTTTTAAAGTCTTAATTTTGAGCATTGTTTATATGATAATACCTATTATTGTTGCAATTGTTTTATATTATCTTTTAGGAGTATCAAATGCATCCTCTCTTAATCAAACATTAAACCTTTATAATCAGACAAATGGACTTCAAATACCTTATATGATGTCCACTGTATATATGGGTGCTCTTGGCTTTTCAATGTTCATTGTTCATACTGTAACTGTTATTCTATCTATAATATTTTCATTATTTGCAATTATAGCTATGGGAAGACTAGCTGAAACTGGTAAATTAGGATCAATTTTTGAATTTGGAGAAATTTCAAACACAATCTCAAAAATAGGCTGGGGAAATTATATTATTTGGTTTATATTACTTTATATAATTGTAATACTTATTTCTTTAGTAGCTGCTTTAGTTATATTTATTCCAATAATTGGTATAATAGCTTATTTATTAATTGTTCCAGCATTTTTACTTGTATTCAGATCAAGAGCTATTGGACTAATATATAATGAATCAAAAAAATAA
- a CDS encoding DUF4013 domain-containing protein: MNITELFENSLKYPAGNWVKVIILGVLLLIPSIFAILLGVSAIFRQPILTAVLGVIFVILLIVLTFIIYGYSLSVTRETISRSDDLPEFQWMKNFIDGIKYFIVHIVYYIIPVAITLLVAYLTGFFEQFATLWNYVLQSFTAASQNATITATNATMIPPQLIADLQTSAIIVAVVAIILFIIFSLLLMIAIAKLAETNSLGAAVSLGDVFQDIGKIGWGKYIVWFILLYVIIFIIQAIVGALGSVPLLGFIIGIISVLVITPYLTIFSSRALGLIYNESKE, from the coding sequence ATGAATATTACGGAACTTTTTGAAAATTCTTTGAAATATCCTGCTGGAAATTGGGTGAAAGTGATAATATTGGGTGTTTTGTTATTAATACCAAGTATTTTTGCGATTTTGTTAGGGGTTTCTGCTATTTTTAGACAACCTATCTTGACTGCTGTTTTAGGAGTAATCTTTGTAATTTTACTTATAGTATTAACGTTTATTATTTACGGTTATTCTTTGAGTGTAACAAGGGAAACAATTTCTCGCTCTGATGATTTACCTGAATTCCAATGGATGAAAAACTTTATAGATGGTATTAAATATTTTATTGTACACATTGTGTATTATATAATACCTGTAGCAATAACTTTACTTGTAGCATACTTAACTGGATTCTTTGAACAGTTTGCAACTCTTTGGAATTATGTTTTACAAAGTTTTACAGCAGCTTCACAAAATGCGACTATAACTGCAACAAATGCAACAATGATTCCACCACAATTAATTGCAGATCTTCAAACTAGTGCTATTATTGTAGCTGTTGTAGCAATTATATTGTTTATAATATTCTCATTGTTATTGATGATAGCTATTGCAAAATTAGCTGAAACTAATAGTTTAGGGGCTGCAGTTAGCTTGGGAGATGTATTCCAAGACATTGGTAAAATAGGATGGGGAAAATATATTGTATGGTTTATTCTTTTATATGTGATTATATTCATTATCCAAGCAATTGTAGGAGCTTTGGGATCAGTTCCACTACTCGGATTTATTATTGGAATAATATCTGTACTTGTGATTACTCCATATCTTACAATATTCAGCTCTAGAGCTCTTGGATTGATATATAACGAATCAAAAGAATAA
- a CDS encoding tRNA (guanine(10)-N(2))-dimethyltransferase, whose product MLKQDIEIIKEGLVEIHVPKFEKVSASAPVFYNSRMELNRDISILALQTFQEEIEKEINICDVFGGSGIRAIRYKKEIDGVGEVFVNDISSLAVEQSKDNALINNVEIEIHQKEANIMLRENRGIFDVIDIDPFGTPSYFIDSASYSLKKDSLLCVTATDTSALCGTYKEPCIRKYNAKPYKSEYCHENGIRILAGFVALTLAKYKKYIEGIKLSHSSEHYMRLYLKINKGSAATDESLAENIGHIIHCKKCLYRKAITGLASPIPEICPICGEKLVIAGPLWIGKLQDHDFIANMISKLDEDNFNNSKLNEDNSNNSDLDEDNFNNSKLNEDNSNNSNLDENKSNKKQLNTEKKVLKLLNSCLEESDAPITFYDIHVICRNLKISAPKLDKVIDSLKKEGFLAIKTHFSPIGIKSDIGIEELKAIIESLVI is encoded by the coding sequence ATGCTTAAACAAGATATAGAAATAATTAAAGAAGGATTAGTAGAAATTCATGTTCCTAAATTCGAAAAAGTTTCAGCTAGCGCTCCTGTTTTTTATAATTCTCGAATGGAGTTAAATAGGGATATATCAATACTGGCTCTTCAAACATTTCAAGAAGAAATTGAAAAAGAGATAAATATCTGTGATGTCTTTGGTGGAAGTGGAATACGGGCTATTCGTTACAAAAAAGAAATTGATGGTGTTGGAGAAGTTTTTGTCAATGATATTAGCTCTCTAGCTGTTGAACAATCAAAAGACAATGCATTAATTAACAATGTAGAAATCGAGATTCACCAAAAAGAAGCTAACATCATGCTTCGTGAAAATAGGGGGATATTTGATGTAATTGATATTGATCCATTTGGAACTCCATCATATTTTATTGATTCTGCTAGCTATTCTCTTAAAAAAGATTCTCTTCTCTGTGTTACAGCTACTGATACATCAGCTCTTTGTGGAACATATAAAGAACCTTGTATTAGGAAATACAATGCTAAACCTTATAAAAGTGAATATTGCCATGAAAATGGAATTAGAATATTAGCGGGTTTTGTTGCTTTGACTCTTGCTAAATATAAAAAATATATTGAGGGTATTAAGCTATCTCATAGTAGTGAACATTATATGAGACTTTATCTTAAAATTAACAAAGGTTCAGCAGCTACTGATGAATCTTTAGCTGAAAATATTGGCCATATCATTCATTGTAAAAAATGTTTGTATAGAAAAGCGATTACTGGGTTAGCTAGTCCCATTCCAGAAATTTGCCCAATTTGTGGAGAAAAACTAGTTATTGCAGGTCCACTTTGGATTGGAAAACTTCAAGATCATGATTTCATAGCTAATATGATTTCCAAGTTAGATGAAGATAACTTTAATAATTCCAAACTAAATGAAGATAACTCTAATAATTCTGATTTAGATGAAGATAACTTTAATAATTCCAAACTAAATGAAGATAATTCTAATAATTCGAACTTAGATGAAAATAAATCTAATAAAAAACAACTTAATACAGAAAAAAAGGTTTTAAAATTGTTAAACAGTTGTTTAGAAGAATCTGATGCTCCAATTACTTTTTATGACATTCATGTGATTTGCAGAAATCTTAAAATTAGTGCACCTAAGTTAGATAAAGTTATAGATTCACTAAAAAAAGAAGGATTTTTAGCTATAAAAACTCATTTTAGTCCAATTGGTATTAAATCTGATATTGGAATTGAAGAATTAAAAGCTATTATTGAATCATTGGTTATTTAA
- the mcrB gene encoding coenzyme-B sulfoethylthiotransferase subunit beta → MAKFDDKVDLYDDRGSLVESNVPIEALSPLRNPAIKSIVSGVKRTVAVNLEGIENSLRSATVGGQGSKILGREMDLDITGNAQAIASSLKEMVQVTDDDDTNVELLSGGKRILVQIPTARLESAAEYSVATLATATALVQALIKQFDISMYDANMVKAAILGRYPQSVDYMGSNVATMLDIPQKLEGPGYALRNIMANHVAAATLKNTLQGTALSSILEQTAMFEMGDAIGAFERMHLLGLAYQGMNADNIVLDLVKDNAKDGSVGSVMNGTIERAAADNVISVEKDLNGFNVYETNDLAKWNAYAAAGATAATMVNVGAARAAQGVPSSLLYFNDSLEFATGLPGVDFGRAEGVAVGFSFFSHSIYGGGGPGLFNGNHVVTRHSKGFCIPCVVAAMCLDAGTQLFSPESTSGLIKEVFSSVDEFREPLKYVVEAAADIKGDI, encoded by the coding sequence ATGGCGAAGTTTGATGATAAAGTCGATTTGTACGACGATAGAGGGTCATTAGTAGAATCTAATGTACCTATCGAAGCCTTAAGCCCACTACGGAACCCTGCAATAAAAAGCATCGTTAGTGGTGTAAAAAGGACCGTAGCTGTAAACTTAGAAGGTATTGAAAACTCTTTAAGATCCGCAACTGTCGGTGGACAAGGATCTAAAATATTAGGAAGAGAAATGGACCTAGATATTACTGGCAATGCTCAAGCAATTGCAAGTTCTTTAAAAGAAATGGTTCAAGTAACTGACGACGATGATACAAATGTAGAGCTCCTTTCTGGTGGAAAAAGGATTTTAGTACAAATACCTACCGCAAGATTGGAATCTGCTGCTGAATATTCTGTAGCAACATTAGCAACTGCAACTGCATTAGTACAAGCTCTTATCAAGCAATTTGATATAAGTATGTACGACGCTAACATGGTAAAAGCTGCAATTCTTGGTAGATATCCACAGTCTGTAGATTACATGGGATCTAACGTTGCAACTATGTTAGATATTCCACAAAAACTCGAAGGACCAGGATATGCTTTAAGAAATATCATGGCAAACCACGTAGCTGCTGCTACTTTAAAAAACACATTACAAGGAACTGCACTTTCCAGTATCTTAGAACAAACTGCTATGTTTGAAATGGGAGATGCTATCGGAGCATTTGAAAGAATGCACTTATTAGGATTAGCTTATCAAGGAATGAACGCAGACAACATCGTTTTAGATTTAGTAAAAGATAATGCTAAAGATGGAAGTGTTGGATCTGTAATGAATGGTACTATTGAAAGAGCTGCTGCTGATAATGTTATCAGTGTAGAAAAAGACTTAAATGGCTTTAATGTATATGAAACAAATGATTTAGCTAAATGGAATGCTTATGCTGCTGCTGGAGCTACTGCTGCAACTATGGTAAATGTAGGTGCTGCTAGAGCTGCTCAGGGTGTACCATCCTCATTGTTATACTTTAACGACTCACTTGAATTTGCAACTGGTCTTCCAGGTGTAGACTTCGGTAGAGCTGAAGGGGTAGCTGTAGGATTTTCATTCTTTAGTCACTCTATATACGGTGGAGGAGGCCCAGGTCTCTTTAACGGTAACCACGTTGTTACAAGACACAGTAAAGGATTCTGTATCCCTTGTGTTGTTGCTGCAATGTGTTTAGATGCAGGAACTCAGCTTTTCTCACCTGAATCTACTTCTGGATTAATTAAAGAAGTATTCAGTAGTGTTGACGAATTCCGAGAACCACTTAAATATGTAGTGGAAGCGGCTGCAGATATCAAAGGTGACATCTAA
- a CDS encoding DUF4013 domain-containing protein has translation MDIVGLFKDSLIYPTKEWDKLLIFGVLIIIMSFIAILQLFGIALSDYLGAAIVAAISFILLFIISLILWGYTLSITRKSINNVDGDVPAFDWVKNFVDGLKVLVLRFIYYIIPALVTLIVAYATGAFNYIYQLALYYVMYGPNAIPQALSSAAAFSFLMVFVIGGIFFLVFSLLFLAAVAVLAETESLGKAVNIIDVFHKIGEIGWANYIIWVVLYAIILFVVINTVIGVVSIIPYIGIIIVMLILRPYADMFAARALGLVYNESKE, from the coding sequence ATGGATATCGTAGGACTTTTTAAAGACTCATTAATTTATCCAACGAAAGAATGGGATAAATTATTGATATTTGGTGTACTCATTATTATAATGAGTTTTATTGCTATTTTGCAATTATTTGGAATTGCATTAAGTGACTACTTAGGTGCAGCTATTGTAGCAGCTATTTCATTCATTCTGCTGTTTATTATTAGTTTGATACTATGGGGATATACTTTAAGTATAACTAGAAAATCAATCAATAATGTTGATGGTGATGTTCCTGCTTTTGATTGGGTTAAAAATTTTGTTGATGGACTTAAAGTTCTTGTTTTAAGATTTATTTACTATATAATCCCTGCTTTAGTAACTTTAATAGTAGCTTATGCTACTGGTGCATTTAATTACATCTACCAATTAGCATTATATTATGTTATGTATGGGCCAAATGCAATACCTCAAGCTTTATCATCTGCAGCGGCTTTTAGCTTTTTAATGGTTTTCGTAATTGGAGGAATCTTTTTCTTAGTATTCTCATTACTATTCTTAGCAGCTGTTGCTGTATTAGCTGAAACTGAAAGTTTAGGTAAAGCTGTCAATATAATCGATGTATTTCATAAGATTGGTGAAATTGGATGGGCAAATTACATTATATGGGTTGTTCTTTATGCAATAATACTTTTCGTCGTTATTAATACTGTTATTGGTGTTGTTTCAATCATTCCATATATTGGAATTATAATTGTAATGTTAATCCTTAGACCTTATGCAGATATGTTTGCAGCTAGAGCTCTTGGTTTAGTATATAATGAATCAAAAGAATAA